The Rhododendron vialii isolate Sample 1 chromosome 1a, ASM3025357v1 region ATGCTTTGAAAGGAAGGGTGCCATCGGCCTTCATTCTATATAAGTATTCCTTGTTAATGAAAATTTAATTCATTTAACACTGATTTGGTGTTTAATTATGTATTTTCCTATGACAATGTTTGACTACTACTTTATGTTTGTGCAAGTAGCAATGAAACCATAGCCAATCTAAAAGATGCTGGTACCTTAATAACAAATCaggtaaaattataattttaacTTAACATTTTGTCATCTAATTGCATCTATTTGATCTAATGTTGATGATGACGAATGATCATTGGTGCATGATTTGGTACGTATTGCAGACGAAGAGGGACATTGGTGAGCAATGGAAAAACCTGTCGAACGAACACAGGCAAAAGTACAAAGATTTGGCTGAGTTGGCCAAAGAGGAACTCACCAAGCATAAAGCTGTACTTccgccaaaacccaaaaaagtgAGTACAAATTGTTGGAACTTGTCTAGGTGAACATGATTTGACCTGATTTTGGAATGCCAACTTATTTGATGATGTTTGTTAAATTTGCAGAAAAAGATACAGAACCGTATTTCCTTAAAGTCCATCATTCGAATAGTACAAAAGTTAAGCCCAGATCAACGTCGTGCTGTTCAGCTTATTGGGTTGGGTGGAATATTAGAATTGAGGTGTACGGCTCTTAACCATCCGCTATGTAATTGGTTGGTGCATAAATTTGATCCTGTTTCTCGTTCACTTACTGTTCATGGGCAGACATTCCTTCTCACTGATTCCCATGTTCATGAGTGCTTGGGCATTAATGCACAAGGCAACCTTATTGAGTTGGAGGGAAATACGTCGGTAGAATTTTCAGAAGTTTATACAAACCTTGGAATGACGAATGGGGTAGTCCAACTGAAAGAGTTGAGAGAGTACTTGGAGAAAACGGAGGAAGTAGATGATGTTTTCAAGAGGAAATTTGCCTTGTACATCTTGGGATGTTTTTTATGCCCAACCACAAAGTCGGGTGTTACTCGATCCCTTATTAATGTTGTTAGTGATGTTGCGGCAATGGCCAATCAGAATTGGGCGAACCTAACCCTAGACTTCTTATGCAAGGGTATACTGGACCAACGCAATAAGGATCATGCACAACCAAGCGGGTGCCTATTCCTCCTGGTGGTAGGTATTGAGTGATTCTGCATTAACGCATTTCATATTCCTTATTTCACTTTGGTTATTTATTTGTTATGCATTATTACTTTAATTGTCTCATAATGCAGGTTTTCTACTTGGATCGTGTCTCTCCAAGGCCTATAGTTATGCCTTATGTTCGAAAATTCCCTTCTTTGCTTGCTTGGGGTGATTCTGAAATTAAGAGTGTCTTGCATCGGTTTGACCAAATTGGAGGTTATGACAGGGAGGGAGTGGTGGTTCATTTTACactagaggaaaaaaaaagtggcaatGAAGGCGGTATGTCCCAAATTTCAACTGGAGATGTAACTGTGATGACAAATACTCTTGCAACTATAGCAGGTCTTTTGTTGCGTCAAAATATATTAATGGCGAAGCACTTTGGCTCTGAAACGCCTTCTAAGCTACAACCACAAATCGGTCAAGAAATGGACCTAAACAATGTCCACCTTCAAGGAGAATTCTCTGCCCTCCTCGCGGGAGTACATGCATGTGAAACTTCAACACCGAACTTGTTTCAAACCCCTGATCCTGCACTCAACCAATCATCCAAGGCTGTCTCAACAAATCCATGGCTAGCCAGCCACCTTAGCGCTGAAACACCTTCTAAGCTGGAACCACAAACAGCTCAAGAAATGGACCCGAACCATGTCCGCCTTGAAGGAGTATCTTCTCCCCTTCTCACGCAAGTGCATACATGTCAAAGTTCAAGTCCGAACTTGTTTAAAACCCTTGATCATGGCTCTAAAATACCGTCTCCGCTGCAACCACAAACGACTCAAGAAATGGACTTGAACCAAGTCCACCATTCAGGAGAATCCTCTCCCCAATTAACGGGAGTACACAAAAGTGAAACCTCAATACCCAACCAGTTTAAACCTCCCGATCCCAACCAGTTTGATCAATATAACATGGGGACTGACACTCGAAAGAGGAGGATACAATTTGAGGTGGATGAGATTCTAGTTTTACCTTCAGCAATATCGGACTTTAAGTCACGCGGTGGTTTGAGTAGAGGTACCGACACTCGAAAGAGGAAGATACAACAGGACATGGATATGGCTGTATGTTCACCTTCACCGGTAAAGGGCTTTAAGTCGCGTGGTGGTTTGAGTAGAGGTAGGAAAAAAAAGTTGCCGAATGCCAACTATGTCCCGTCTTTCTGTGTTAATGATAATGTGGAAGTGTATGATGAACCACCGCGGTTGCGGCAGCCTAATGAGTTGAAGAAAAGCCAATTCCAACGTTCCCCCTTTACGAAGGATGGTCTTAAGAAGAGGAACCCTCCTAACAAACAAGCACAAACTCAGTCAACGATTATTGCGGACCAACATCAAATTGTGGACAACCTGGATGTCAACGTTCCCACTGTATGAATCTTAATATCATTTACATTTATTGTCCTTTGTATACAATGTATTTCCAATTCATGATTCTTATATTGTTTTTCCTGTCCAATTAAACAGTTTTGTGGACGCTATGGAAAATTCAAGTCTTTGCAGTTTGCTGGTGTGCAACAGTTGAATCTACAAACCAAGGTTACTAGTGATTCCCAATTCCCCTTCTACATTCTAGTATTTAGTctaacttgtttttcttttctatttgtttCTTGTATAGCCGTATTTTCGAGAAACACCTGATTATGCAAGGAAGTCAACCTCGGTACCCTTAAATGACCTTGAAAAGTTGTTCGCGGCATTCATCTTTGATCCTTGCGATCCATTTACTGGGTACATTTTTCTAATTATgtgttttcctttgttttccctTGTAAACTATGAGGATTGTTTTTCATTACCACAATCATTCTTGTAGGGATTCTTACGTGCATTTGAAATTGTTCTCCATCGAAAGATTTTTTGCAACCCGGTCTGAATTGTGCAGCTTGAAACCCGGAGCATGGATACTAGACACGGTTTGTGTAAATATGATTTTGCCACTTGGTTTAAGTTGAAGTATTCAATTTGTTATTACTTTTTGCATTTTAGTCCAATGTGGTTACCTATCATGTATGGTTGTAGATTCTAAATTTGGTAGCCGTGCAAATGACAAATGCGGAAAGGTTGCTCTATCCAGACAAGCGCCACTTCATGTGGTATTTGCCGGTTACTGTATCAGTGAGTATAATTAATTTTCCCTTTGTTTCTTATACTACTGGCATTGTTTTTTATTCCCGTAAATTTGCCTCTTTATTCCCGTAAATTTGCAGAGGCAGATATTAGACAATCCCAACCTCAATGATTGTGATTTGAAGAAGTTATGCGGTAGCTACTTTGGAGATACAAATTTTACTGCTGATCTTAGCTCATGCTCTATGGTAAAGTTATAAAATGTTGAACTAAGTTAGTACTTTTGCAAATCAATTATAAAATAAGATTTCAATTGGTCTTGAATCATGATTGTTTACCTTTGATCGTAGATATACATACCAACAAATGATCGTGGGAGCCACTGGTTTTGCATCAAAATAGACATGGGCATCCATATGGTTTATATTTTTGATTCAAAGCCCGCTACTCGATCCAATTTGTTTCGTAAGAAACTGACACAACGAGTGGTATGGCACACCTCGTTTAGACCATGTTTTACGATATGCCCGGTTTGTATTCTAACTACTTGTTTTTACGATTAGCTGGAGGGATTACATCGCGCGTTGCACTTCCAATATGGAGAGTTCTATCAGGTTGATGTCACGAAGTTTAATATTGCTAATGTTGAAAAGCAACCCTTGCAGCATGAGGAGGACGGGTAATTTATTAAACATAATCTTATGTTAATGCTTGGTATTGGCAATTCaactactcttttattttttagggCTTCACTTTTATGCCTATGAGACTAATAATTATGAAAATGTATCCCCAACGTATCCGTATccttttttttaggttttgccATATTGCCGTATCCGTATCGTGTCGTATCCCGTATCCGTATCTGTGCTTTATAGGTTACTTGTGTTACTAGCGTTTGAAGTGGTTTACTTTATTCCTTTCTGCACATTTTTAGGTATGATTGTGGGCTATTTGTTATAAAATTCATGCAAGGGTTCAATTTCCCATCCGGTGTACACAAGGTTAGTGCTTGTAAAGTAACATCGTTATGTTGTATTTAACTGGTTGTGATAGTGTTGGATTTCTAAGCTAGCTTTGGGTTTTGTAGATGGACAATACTGAAAGGCCAAGGTTGTTATTGGAATTGTGTGGTGACAAGAATAATCGGGATGCCTTggaggttttaaaaaaatttgaggcaTGGAAGGCAGAAAGAGGTAAAACAGGCTTTGTGTACGCAGGTGGTCACGTGATTCGTATATAACTAACAATCTGTAGGCATATTTTGTAAAGGTTAAGTTTTTTGGGGGCCTGATTTTACATGGGTTATCAAGTATCGTTCCGTATGGTAGTTTTAACATTTTAGGGTATTCCACTTTGTATTATATGGCGCATGATTGGAACCTAATGCTATGTTGTTTCGTATTTATTTAGGTGCAATATTTTGGTTATATAATTTCCTTGTTCCATATAGGTGATCAAATTTAATGGGTATTCATTAATGCCTGCGTGATGGGAAAGAGTTACCTCACTACTTTTGAATACTTCTCGGAGATTCGCACACATGGTTATCCAAATTCCTGATTATACTATCATTACCCGTTCTTTCCATGTGAATCAATTGGCAAAGATAGTGTAATAGGAATTTGGACAATTTGGGGCAGGACCGGCAGGTTTTTGGAGGAGTTGGAAGATTACAAAATAGTAGgtagctgtttttttttttgtctgttttCGTTTTGCAAATCCAGGAGCTGCTTTTGTTTAGGTAGAGTAAGTTTATTGGTTCATGTGAGTTGTATACAGAGGTTTTGGCAGTTCATAGGAAGGGAAGTTCAGGGGGTGCAAAGGAGCAACTAGCACTTGTTCCAAGGCTGTGGAATGCGGGTTATTACCACCAGAAGAAGATTCAGTTGCAGTTAGAGTAGTGGATGGTGGTGATTATGATGATCAAGGGGGTTCTTGCAGAATGGTGTTGCTAATGGAGTGATTACTTCTTCTGGTGGTAATAACCATTGTAACTGTTGCTTCTACTGTTGTTGTTACGGTACGAGTGCGGATGTATGCCCAAGAGTCGAGTTTACCAAAGATTAGGTGCCAATTTGACAGAAGGAAGATTTTCCCAAGGACAGTCCACTGATTTGTAAGCCATGTTGATCATCTTGCTTCTACTTGTGCTATACATCTTGAGTAGGCTACCCTCTTGTTGGATCTTGAGATAGAAATTGTAATAACACCCACTGGTTAACCGATAAACAACACCAATAGCTAGCATCAACCTAGCACCTTTGATCCACCAATTTGATCCACCAATATGAACGGGACAATTCATACGAAATTTTGTTAGTTGGGATCTGAggatttaataattttaaatgtATATTTCTTGTGTCTGCAAGGGTTTCAATGTTATCTCTCATTTCTGTATGGATTTTTGTTGCTTACCAGTTGATAGTTTGCATGATTCCCATAATGCTTCGGCTATGTTAGCTTTTGAATTGTGAAACCATAAAacaaaaacgagagagagagagagagagagagagagagagagagagagagagagagagagagagagagagagaaggacaACACGAATAACATTTGATAGTTCacatgtttcttttctttttcatttttgagcAACAAGAAAATGCAGATATATTGGAACATGAAGAGGTTACATGGCCAAATGGCTCTACAGGAATACAacgaaaaataaacatatagaACCTTTAAAACCAGCAACAGAAATCAAACGAGTTTACTTAAAACTGGATTTTGTGCAGGTAGATCCGCATCAAAGTGAAATACAATGATTCCAAATAAACACCACCCtttgtactatatataattCAGTTTTCTGTTCTAGTTTCAAAAGCCTTCTATAAATGAACCTTTTACGCAGTTGACAAATTGAACAACAAATCTCTTCATTTTAACCCAAACAGAGCATTCTGATCCCCATACAATACTCACAACAGAAGAGCTTACAATCCCACAATTACGTGGCCAAAACAAAAGGTCACTGACCTAGCTCGGCAGCACCATGGCTTTTTACTGCATTTTCCTGTTTCGATATGTTCAGCAAATATGCCAAAGTTCATGCACATATTGCACTCTCGCGtgcgaattcattttttgttaaccCACTTTTATCAACACTGACTAGTGGACTTGAGGCTCCAAAAGAATGAGACGGCCGATGTAATTGGACACTCCCAAATAACAGTGTGAAGCATAAAAAATGACAACAAACTAGAGTGTTTAACTGATAGCTCAAAAAGAATAAGGCATTAGCCAATTACATTTGGAAACTAAACAAAACTGGAGACAGATGAAGAAAcaggacgagagagagagagagagagagagagagagagagagagagagagagagagagagagagagagagagagagagagagagagagagagagagagagagagaatatggaTGGAGCGTGGGGGTTAAATATACAATTCCAAAATTAAAAACCTAAAGCAGTCTGTCCCCTCAAAATCTATTAAACTTCTCATTTTGTAGGTCTTGTCCGCGTAGTTTCCGAAGTGACGGTATTTCCATAATAGAATTGCTTTGAGGATTCATCCCAGTACGCCTGAAACACATCAGGAAAAGATAACAGGCATGAGAAAAACTTGGATGGGAAACGACTCGTAACCAAGATCAATACATACGCACAAATATAAGCATGTACAAAATTCTTGCCTGCGTGTAAATTAAGATCAAAATCAGCAAGCGCAAGGAAACACCATAATACAAGAGGGAAATATAGTACTACTAGAATAAGCCACGACACCATCAGCATCGCTAACATACAATTCTTAAAAACTTCAGCACCAGTGGAAGTTCCATTGGCTACATCGATCACATTAGCTAGAGTGGGAAATCGAAGCAAGGTATAGAGCTGTTGAGTTGTTTGCAGACGCTCTCAATTTTCATATTAGAAACTTGGGATCTAAGCCTACTCAAAAGTCAAATCATAACTCATAAGTCATTTATGCTTAGGGCCGTTTGTCTCTGCTTGTCTGGCCGACCCTTGCATTTgaacaaaacaattttaaagGCCTCGGCTTTATCTGGCCTGACCATCTACACCAATGTCCCACACACGTCATCTTAAAATCTGCCAGCATGCCATAGTTTAGTTTAACCAGTTTCAGATTACCATTCTGTATTGGCTTAGATTAAAGAGAGAGACTTCTTATACTGTAGAAGATTCAATACCTGCCATCCCGAAGGGAGATCTCTTGAAACTTCATTCAGATTCGGCTGCTGGTTTCCATCAGTAGAAGACCCTAATGAATTCTGTACAGCTTCACGTTTCAATTGAGCTCTCTTCCGCTTCACCCATTCACGCCTGAGTAATCAAATATCCAATCGACAAATAAGATAAGCATGATCATCAAAAAACCTAAAAAGAGGACAGCATGTGTGTGAGGTACAGAgaatggaataaaaaaaaaagcagcagaaTGGCATCAATAAATTatttagcaaaaaaagaaacagcaagaaaacaaaacactCCATTTTGGCATATCCACCTTTCAACCCCAGATGAAAGTAGATGTTTTTTTATCCTACACTAAAACAGCCATCAAGAAGCAGGCCGGCAGCTATGCACCTTTTACAGTCCAATGAACCCTGTTACCCTATAGAAGTGAACCAGTATAGATAAGATCTAAATGATCATTATCATATACATGAGCGTGCTTGCATGTGCGtatgtttgtgtgtgttgaaTGCGTGCTTGCATGTGTGTACGTGTTTGCATGCGTGGTTCCgacaaggagagagagtggaaaaGATTAGCAACAGACATGcagaaattaaacaaaacaaacttCCTATGCAGTGTCCATCAAACCCAATGTTTTCAGTTATACACAAAAATAAGCATTGAGCAGTATCATTGCAGCTTCAAAGCACCATTTTACTACAAGTATACAACAAGGTATCCTCAACTTTAGATTCAGATTATTATCGTCATTGCAAGATAGGTATAAGATTCCATACCAATCACCACCCAGAGGCTAGAAATTAGCATTAACTTTGGCCTCTCCACTGGTGATTTGCTGTGCACGCCATTCCTGCAAATTAAAAGGGAGTTAAGGCACCAGAAGCAGCTATCATAAACATtatccaaaagaaacaaaaactcaTTTCCACCTCTATTTCTCGTTGTCGCTTCTTCTCTATCATCTCATACGTATTTTCAGGTTCGTCTTCCCCGTCCTTGTGCATCTCCTCTTTGGCTGCCTTCCACTATTAGACGAATTAATTTGAGTACTAAGTTAAATCAAAATGTTGTATACATGCACGTCTACAATATAAATGCACCTCTTAAGCTCATAATGTAACATAACGAACAAATGGTTTACCTTGTCCACCAAGCTGGAGACCTTCTTATTTGACTTCAATGTGGATACTGCAGCAACTGTTCGTTTTTTGCTGCGCAAAACtg contains the following coding sequences:
- the LOC131326854 gene encoding uncharacterized protein LOC131326854, producing MTDEIIQKYALKGRVPSAFILYNNETIANLKDAGTLITNQTKRDIGEQWKNLSNEHRQKYKDLAELAKEELTKHKAVLPPKPKKKKIQNRISLKSIIRIVQKLSPDQRRAVQLIGLGGILELRCTALNHPLCNWLVHKFDPVSRSLTVHGQTFLLTDSHVHECLGINAQGNLIELEGNTSVEFSEVYTNLGMTNGVVQLKELREYLEKTEEVDDVFKRKFALYILGCFLCPTTKSGVTRSLINVVSDVAAMANQNWANLTLDFLCKGILDQRNKDHAQPSGCLFLLVVFYLDRVSPRPIVMPYVRKFPSLLAWGDSEIKSVLHRFDQIGGYDREGVVVHFTLEEKKSGNEGGMSQISTGDVTVMTNTLATIAGLLLRQNILMAKHFGSETPSKLQPQIGQEMDLNNVHLQGEFSALLAGVHACETSTPNLFQTPDPALNQSSKAVSTNPWLASHLSAETPSKLEPQTAQEMDPNHVRLEGVSSPLLTQVHTCQSSSPNLFKTLDHGSKIPSPLQPQTTQEMDLNQVHHSGESSPQLTGVHKSETSIPNQFKPPDPNQFDQYNMGTDTRKRRIQFEVDEILVLPSAISDFKSRGGLSRGTDTRKRKIQQDMDMAVCSPSPVKGFKSRGGLSRGRKKKLPNANYVPSFCVNDNVEVYDEPPRLRQPNELKKSQFQRSPFTKDGLKKRNPPNKQAQTQSTIIADQHQIVDNLDVNVPTFCGRYGKFKSLQFAGVQQLNLQTKPYFRETPDYARKSTSVPLNDLEKLFAAFIFDPCDPFTGDSYVHLKLFSIERFFATRSELCSLKPGAWILDTILNLVAVQMTNAERLLYPDKRHFMWYLPVTVSRQILDNPNLNDCDLKKLCGSYFGDTNFTADLSSCSMIYIPTNDRGSHWFCIKIDMGIHMVYIFDSKPATRSNLFRKKLTQRVLEGLHRALHFQYGEFYQVDVTKFNIANVEKQPLQHEEDGYDCGLFVIKFMQGFNFPSGVHKMDNTERPRLLLELCGDKNNRDALEVLKKFEAWKAEREVLAVHRKGSSGGAKEQLALVPRLWNAGYYHQKKIQLQLE